The following are encoded in a window of Trichocoleus desertorum ATA4-8-CV12 genomic DNA:
- a CDS encoding KAP family NTPase, whose protein sequence is MVVDIRKFFRATNPSQTLNPEKEEDRQYYTDFSSVRGGQIIQELKDNISFFSPDDPTCVLFTGHIGCGKSTELLRLKAELEQEGFHVVYFESSEDLEMADVDIGDVMLAIAKRVSESLEKAEVNSQATGFRALLEGTMKVLMTEVDVTAKTKIPGVGAVGVNTQGEFSLSAGIAELTVVAKNDQTLRERLNQYLAPQKNKLLDMINRELLEPAIVQLKQQGKRGLVVIVDNLDRIDNRTKSFGRPQQEYLFIDQSECLTKLRCHLVYTMPLALKFSNEYGMLTQRYEEPKVLPMVPVQLQDGGDCEAGLTLLQQMVLARAFPDLGEAQQFEKITEVFDHPETLDRLCRVSGGHVRDLLRLLNDWLKKGRQLPLSGAILEDVIRARRNEMTMPISDDEWELLRQVKQRKKVSGDQGYQTLIRSRLVFEYRDRGESWFNVNPILAEAKELQ, encoded by the coding sequence CTGGTGGTAGACATCCGCAAGTTTTTTCGAGCGACCAATCCTAGCCAGACTCTGAATCCGGAGAAGGAGGAGGATCGCCAATACTACACCGATTTCTCTTCAGTGCGCGGAGGGCAGATTATTCAAGAATTGAAGGACAACATTTCCTTTTTTTCACCGGATGATCCAACCTGTGTGTTGTTCACAGGACACATTGGCTGCGGCAAATCGACGGAGTTGCTGCGGCTGAAAGCCGAGCTGGAGCAGGAAGGTTTTCATGTCGTCTATTTCGAGTCTAGCGAAGACTTAGAGATGGCAGATGTAGACATTGGCGACGTCATGTTGGCGATCGCCAAGCGGGTGAGTGAAAGTCTGGAAAAAGCCGAAGTCAATTCTCAAGCGACGGGCTTTCGAGCTTTGCTGGAAGGCACGATGAAAGTGCTGATGACGGAAGTGGATGTCACAGCCAAAACTAAGATTCCGGGAGTTGGGGCAGTTGGGGTCAATACTCAGGGAGAATTTTCACTCTCGGCAGGGATTGCAGAGCTAACCGTCGTTGCCAAGAATGACCAGACGCTGCGGGAGCGACTCAACCAATATCTGGCACCCCAGAAAAACAAGTTGCTGGATATGATCAATCGAGAGCTGCTTGAACCAGCGATCGTTCAGTTGAAACAGCAGGGCAAACGAGGGCTGGTGGTGATTGTGGACAACCTCGATCGCATTGACAATCGCACCAAATCTTTTGGTCGTCCGCAGCAGGAATATCTATTTATTGATCAAAGCGAATGTTTGACCAAACTCAGGTGTCATTTGGTTTACACGATGCCCTTGGCGCTAAAGTTTTCTAACGAGTATGGGATGCTGACCCAGCGCTATGAGGAACCCAAGGTGTTGCCGATGGTACCAGTGCAGTTGCAGGATGGCGGCGATTGTGAAGCAGGTTTAACTCTGTTACAGCAAATGGTGTTGGCAAGGGCTTTTCCTGATTTGGGTGAAGCGCAACAGTTCGAGAAAATTACCGAGGTTTTTGACCATCCTGAAACGCTCGATCGCCTATGTCGCGTCAGCGGTGGGCATGTCCGCGACCTGCTGCGATTGCTGAATGACTGGCTCAAGAAGGGCAGACAGCTTCCTCTATCGGGTGCAATCCTAGAAGATGTCATTCGTGCCCGTCGCAATGAAATGACGATGCCTATTTCAGATGATGAGTGGGAGCTGTTGCGACAGGTCAAGCAACGGAAGAAAGTTAGCGGCGATCAGGGATATCAAACGCTGATCCGCAGTCGGTTGGTGTTTGAGTATCGCGATCGCGGCGAGTCCTGGTTTAACGTCAATCCGATTTTGGCGGAGGCAAAGGAACTGCAATGA
- a CDS encoding transglutaminase family protein, which yields MKEYLKVSEVIDWQHPAVMERAQQIALGLGSPQAIAQACFEWVRDEIGHSFDYQMNPVTCRASEVLQQKTGYCFAKSHLLAALLRANQIPAGFCYQRLSIDDKGGPYSLHGFNALYLPDVGWYRVDARGNKAGVNAQFTPPQEQLAYKIQLPEEADFPAILAEPLQIVVEALQAQSTWDEMLRNLPDISLESAKVYSLV from the coding sequence ATGAAAGAGTATTTGAAGGTTAGTGAAGTCATCGACTGGCAGCATCCAGCAGTGATGGAAAGGGCCCAACAGATCGCATTGGGACTTGGCTCACCACAGGCGATCGCTCAAGCTTGTTTTGAGTGGGTGCGAGACGAGATTGGTCACAGTTTTGACTATCAAATGAATCCTGTAACGTGCCGAGCCTCAGAGGTTCTTCAGCAGAAAACGGGTTACTGCTTCGCTAAGAGTCATTTACTAGCAGCACTATTACGAGCTAACCAGATTCCAGCAGGATTTTGCTATCAACGGTTGAGTATTGATGACAAAGGTGGGCCGTACAGTTTGCACGGCTTCAATGCTCTCTATTTGCCTGATGTTGGTTGGTATCGGGTTGATGCCAGAGGCAATAAAGCAGGGGTGAATGCTCAGTTCACTCCACCTCAAGAGCAGTTAGCGTACAAGATTCAGTTGCCTGAAGAGGCAGATTTCCCAGCGATTCTTGCCGAACCGCTCCAGATTGTCGTAGAAGCGCTGCAAGCACAAAGTACGTGGGATGAGATGCTGCGTAACCTTCCAGACATTTCGTTGGAGTCCGCCAAGGTCTATAGTTTGGTCTGA